One part of the Streptomyces lydicus genome encodes these proteins:
- a CDS encoding multicopper oxidase family protein produces MPTHSRRALLGAGFAAAGSGLLAACSTGDGGTPAGTDVGSGPHGTHATHGPHGPHPVHGHHGPAGHHAAHGHGQGHDHGPARHRSDDDPPSGYLSPDGPEVAEAERRRGLTGPVRRYTLTAAEARIDLGGRTVRTWAYDGELPGKEIRVTAGDRLQLTLHNHLPQSTSVHWHGLHVRNDMDGVPGITQRAIRPGSSFDYRFVVSEPGTHWIHPHVGVQLDRALYAPLIVDDPKEPLSYDREWVVLLDDWLDGIDGSTPDAVLAELTRGHPHGMGHMGGMHAGGGGTRHRRRARGSGARFGASGPHGPSRMLMGGRSRLLGGDPGDVDHPFHLINGRLAEDPETFHAKPGDRIRIRIINASGDTAYRVALGGHRMTVTHTDGYPVQHAGTDALLIGMGERYDVLVTAKDGVFPFSALAEGKHRRSALAVLRTGAGTRPGASTRPRKLFGRLTTAFQLSAAESVRAARRYPDRTIDMTLTGNMARYNWSINGRPYTPSQRYAVRQGERVRIVFRNHSRMWHPMHLHGHTFALPDGGPLKDTVIMLPGRRVAVDFDADNPGLWMVHCHNVYHSEAGMMTILGYRSSR; encoded by the coding sequence ATGCCCACGCACTCCCGACGCGCCCTGCTCGGCGCGGGTTTCGCCGCCGCCGGCAGCGGACTGCTGGCCGCCTGCTCCACCGGGGACGGCGGTACGCCCGCCGGCACGGACGTCGGCAGCGGCCCGCACGGCACGCACGCCACCCACGGCCCGCACGGTCCGCACCCCGTCCACGGCCACCACGGGCCGGCGGGCCACCACGCCGCCCACGGCCACGGCCAGGGCCATGACCACGGACCCGCCCGGCACCGCTCCGACGACGACCCCCCGTCGGGCTATCTCTCCCCCGACGGCCCGGAGGTCGCCGAGGCCGAGCGCCGGCGCGGCCTGACCGGCCCGGTGCGCCGCTACACGCTGACCGCCGCCGAGGCCCGGATCGACCTGGGCGGGCGGACCGTCAGGACCTGGGCGTACGACGGCGAACTGCCCGGCAAGGAGATCCGGGTCACCGCCGGCGACCGGCTCCAGCTGACCCTCCACAACCACCTGCCGCAGTCCACCAGCGTGCACTGGCACGGGCTGCACGTCCGCAACGACATGGACGGCGTCCCCGGCATCACCCAACGGGCCATCAGGCCCGGCTCGTCCTTCGACTACCGCTTCGTGGTCAGCGAGCCGGGCACCCACTGGATCCACCCGCACGTCGGCGTGCAGCTGGACCGGGCGCTGTACGCCCCGCTGATCGTCGACGACCCGAAGGAGCCGCTCTCCTACGACAGGGAGTGGGTGGTGCTGCTCGACGACTGGCTCGACGGGATCGACGGCAGCACCCCGGACGCGGTGCTGGCCGAGCTGACCAGGGGCCATCCGCACGGCATGGGCCACATGGGCGGCATGCACGCGGGTGGCGGCGGGACGCGCCACCGGCGCCGGGCGCGCGGCAGCGGCGCGCGGTTCGGCGCCTCGGGCCCCCACGGGCCGTCACGGATGCTCATGGGCGGGCGGAGCCGGCTGCTCGGCGGCGATCCGGGCGATGTGGACCACCCGTTCCACCTCATCAACGGCCGGCTGGCCGAGGACCCGGAGACCTTCCACGCCAAGCCCGGCGACCGCATCCGGATCCGGATCATCAACGCGAGCGGTGACACCGCCTACCGCGTCGCGCTGGGCGGCCACCGGATGACCGTGACGCACACCGACGGCTACCCCGTCCAGCACGCCGGGACCGATGCGCTGCTGATCGGCATGGGTGAGCGCTACGACGTGCTGGTCACCGCCAAGGACGGGGTCTTCCCCTTCAGCGCGCTCGCCGAGGGCAAGCACCGGCGCTCCGCGCTGGCCGTGCTGCGGACCGGAGCGGGGACCAGGCCGGGCGCGTCCACCCGCCCCAGGAAGCTCTTCGGCAGGCTGACGACGGCGTTCCAGCTCAGCGCCGCCGAGTCGGTGCGGGCCGCGCGGCGCTACCCCGACCGCACCATCGACATGACGCTCACCGGCAACATGGCGAGGTACAACTGGTCGATCAACGGGAGGCCGTACACGCCGTCGCAGCGGTACGCGGTGCGGCAGGGCGAGCGGGTGCGGATCGTCTTCCGCAACCACTCCCGGATGTGGCACCCGATGCACCTGCACGGGCACACCTTCGCGCTGCCGGACGGCGGCCCCCTCAAGGACACCGTCATCATGCTGCCCGGCCGCCGGGTGGCGGTCGACTTCGACGCCGACAACCCCGGCCTGTGGATGGTCCACTGCCACAACGTGTACCACTCGGAGGCGGGGATGATGACGATCCTGGGCTACCGCTCCTCGCGGTGA
- a CDS encoding alpha/beta fold hydrolase has protein sequence MNRPRRRSAGPRPAPRALPVPGRFLRVDGVPLHVLTEGGGPLCVLSGGLGMAWFDWDAVAALLAPHRTVVRFDRPGLGLSAPTPGPPTLAAEADRIARLLDALGHPGPATVVGHSLAGFHAEAFARLHPGRCAGLVLVDGSIEEDPRPRLPRAVRTAWAGGVADALSAAGVPRALGPATRRLIGRASTVGSHPPHPWERVGYRSSRVLRACALENATYLDQAAELAALRPGHPMPDVPVTVLAAYDGSETARQLRWLERQRALAAQLGGRFAVAAPAGHLVMADVPASVARAVLNLSGTDRDAPVPLP, from the coding sequence ATGAACCGACCTCGCCGCCGCTCCGCAGGCCCCCGCCCCGCTCCGCGCGCCCTGCCCGTCCCCGGCCGCTTCCTGCGCGTCGACGGCGTCCCGCTGCACGTCCTGACCGAGGGCGGCGGACCGCTCTGCGTCCTCAGCGGCGGCCTCGGCATGGCGTGGTTCGACTGGGACGCGGTCGCCGCGCTGCTGGCCCCGCACCGCACCGTGGTCCGCTTCGACCGCCCCGGCCTCGGCCTGAGCGCCCCCACGCCGGGCCCGCCCACGCTGGCCGCCGAGGCCGACCGGATCGCCCGTCTCCTCGACGCGCTCGGCCACCCGGGCCCGGCCACCGTCGTCGGCCACTCGCTCGCCGGCTTCCACGCCGAGGCGTTCGCCCGGCTGCACCCCGGCCGCTGCGCCGGGCTCGTCCTGGTCGACGGCAGCATCGAGGAGGACCCGCGGCCCCGGCTGCCGCGCGCGGTGCGGACGGCCTGGGCGGGCGGCGTGGCCGACGCCCTGTCCGCGGCCGGCGTCCCGCGCGCCCTCGGCCCGGCGACCCGCCGCCTGATAGGCCGCGCCTCCACCGTCGGCAGCCATCCGCCGCACCCGTGGGAGCGCGTCGGCTACCGCAGCAGCCGGGTCCTGCGCGCCTGCGCCCTGGAGAACGCGACCTACCTGGACCAGGCCGCCGAGCTCGCCGCGCTGCGCCCGGGCCACCCGATGCCGGACGTGCCGGTGACCGTCCTGGCCGCCTATGACGGCAGCGAAACGGCCCGTCAACTGCGCTGGCTGGAGCGTCAGCGGGCGCTCGCCGCGCAACTGGGCGGCCGCTTCGCCGTCGCCGCCCCGGCCGGCCACCTGGTGATGGCCGACGTCCCCGCGTCCGTGGCCCGCGCCGTCCTCAACCTCTCCGGCACGGATCGGGACGCGCCCGTCCCCCTGCCGTAG
- a CDS encoding MFS transporter: MPLALLALAISAFGIGTTEFVMMGLLPNVADDLGTSVPTAGYLVSAYALGVVIGAPLLTALGSRIPRKRMLVALMAVFTAGNLASALAPDFGLLVVGRLLAGLPHGAFFGVGAVVAARLVREGRQARAVATMFLGLTIANIVGVPAATSLGQRFGWRATFLIVAVIGLVAMASLAKLIPQLPAEEHTGLRRELRALADRQVLLGLLTTVFGFAGIFAVYSYLASMMTQVTGFAEGSVPLVLALFGIGMTLGALAAGPLTDRALRPTLYGSLAALALVLTAFHFTAQVKWAALVTVVLIGAVGFLTTTPLQMLVMNKAHRAPTLAAASNQSAFNLANAGGAWAGGLALAANWGWTSPTLVGAVLAALGLAVAVVAGLLDRGTHDPSRIVARSEDAGATAAVGGSRLG; the protein is encoded by the coding sequence ATGCCCTTGGCTCTGCTCGCACTCGCGATCTCGGCCTTCGGTATCGGCACCACGGAATTCGTGATGATGGGCCTGCTGCCCAACGTCGCGGACGACCTGGGCACCTCGGTGCCCACCGCCGGCTACCTCGTCTCCGCCTACGCCCTCGGCGTCGTCATCGGCGCCCCGCTCCTGACCGCGCTCGGCTCCCGCATCCCGCGCAAGCGGATGCTGGTCGCGCTGATGGCGGTCTTCACGGCAGGCAACCTCGCCTCCGCCCTGGCCCCCGACTTCGGCCTGCTGGTCGTGGGCCGGCTGCTGGCCGGCCTCCCGCACGGCGCGTTCTTCGGCGTCGGCGCGGTGGTCGCCGCCCGGCTGGTACGCGAGGGACGGCAGGCCCGCGCGGTCGCCACGATGTTCCTCGGCCTGACCATCGCCAACATCGTCGGCGTCCCCGCCGCGACCTCACTGGGCCAGCGGTTCGGCTGGCGCGCCACCTTCCTGATCGTCGCCGTCATCGGCCTGGTCGCGATGGCCTCCCTGGCCAAGCTGATCCCGCAGCTCCCGGCGGAGGAGCACACCGGCCTGCGGCGCGAACTGCGCGCCCTGGCCGACCGGCAGGTGCTGCTCGGCCTGCTCACCACCGTCTTCGGCTTCGCCGGCATCTTCGCCGTCTACAGCTACCTGGCCTCGATGATGACCCAGGTCACCGGCTTCGCCGAAGGGTCGGTCCCGCTGGTCCTCGCGCTCTTCGGCATCGGCATGACCCTCGGCGCGCTGGCCGCCGGCCCGCTCACCGACCGGGCGCTGCGGCCCACCCTCTACGGGTCCCTGGCGGCGCTCGCCCTGGTCCTGACCGCGTTCCACTTCACCGCCCAGGTGAAGTGGGCCGCCCTGGTCACCGTCGTCCTCATCGGCGCCGTGGGCTTCCTGACCACGACCCCGCTGCAGATGCTGGTGATGAACAAGGCCCACCGGGCGCCCACCCTGGCCGCGGCCTCCAACCAGTCCGCGTTCAACCTGGCCAACGCCGGTGGCGCCTGGGCCGGCGGCCTGGCCCTGGCGGCCAACTGGGGCTGGACCTCCCCGACGCTGGTGGGCGCGGTACTGGCGGCGCTCGGCCTGGCCGTCGCGGTGGTGGCGGGCCTGCTGGACCGGGGCACCCACGACCCGTCCCGCATCGTGGCCCGCAGCGAGGACGCGGGCGCCACCGCGGCCGTCGGCGGCTCACGCCTCGGCTGA
- a CDS encoding DUF998 domain-containing protein yields the protein MTRTRSAPARSRVAAALLLLGAAAYTAWVLELVLVTGLDPVQAYVSELAAADQPLGGLFRATDLAAGLLVLAGATAALLTTERRPWSTAGWCALALFGAATAVDSRLPLSCAPTGDPACAARETAGLVPATHTAHAVSSSCAMAGALAALVLLTFAARRDARWPVLGRLGPPLVLAELAATFWTLASVAAFTAGRGTWALGAGQRLQVLLVALYVALLARCVARPGDAARPAPPAARPSPRPRRTAPGEGDR from the coding sequence GTGACCCGTACCCGTTCCGCCCCCGCCCGCAGCCGGGTGGCCGCCGCCCTGCTGCTGCTCGGCGCGGCCGCGTACACCGCATGGGTGCTGGAGCTGGTCCTCGTCACCGGGCTCGACCCCGTCCAGGCGTACGTCAGCGAGCTGGCCGCCGCCGACCAGCCGCTCGGCGGCCTCTTCCGCGCCACCGACCTCGCCGCCGGGCTGCTGGTGCTGGCCGGCGCGACGGCCGCGCTGCTCACGACGGAGCGCCGGCCCTGGTCCACCGCCGGCTGGTGCGCGCTGGCCCTCTTCGGCGCCGCCACCGCCGTCGACTCCCGGCTGCCGCTCAGCTGCGCGCCGACCGGCGACCCGGCCTGCGCGGCCCGGGAGACCGCGGGCCTGGTGCCGGCCACCCACACCGCGCACGCCGTCAGCAGCTCCTGCGCCATGGCCGGCGCGCTCGCCGCGCTCGTCCTGCTGACCTTCGCCGCCCGCCGCGACGCCCGCTGGCCGGTGCTCGGCCGCCTCGGCCCGCCCCTGGTGCTCGCCGAACTCGCCGCCACCTTCTGGACGCTGGCCTCCGTCGCGGCCTTCACCGCCGGCCGCGGCACCTGGGCCCTGGGCGCCGGCCAGCGCCTTCAGGTCCTGCTGGTCGCCCTGTACGTCGCGCTGCTCGCGCGGTGCGTGGCACGGCCCGGGGACGCCGCCCGGCCCGCGCCGCCGGCCGCCCGCCCGTCCCCGCGTCCCCGGCGCACCGCACCAGGAGAAGGAGACCGATGA
- a CDS encoding NAD+ synthase translates to MPQLRLALNQIDSCVGDLVQNAETIVHWTRHAADQGAHLVAFPEMALTGYPVEDLALRGSFVEASRAALGRLAGRLAAEGLGDLPVIVGYLDRAAQDRPRYGRPAGAPQNAAAVLHRGDVVLSFAKHHLPNYGVFDEFRYFVPGDTLPVVRLHGVDIALAICEDLWQDGGRVPATRTAGAGLLVSVNASPYERDKDDTRLELVRKRAQEAGCATAYLAMIGGQDELVFDGDSIVVDKDGGVIARAPQFAEGCVLVDLDLPAAPPEPPAGVLDDGLRVEHVTLSADPLPAYPPETVGGRAERLGDLEEIYTALVVGLRAYVAKNGFTSVVLGLSGGIDSALVAALACDALGAAHVHAVAMPSRYSSDHSLTDAAELARRTGLSFRTVPIGPMFDAYMEALSLTGLAEENLQSRLRGTTLMAISNQEGHLVLAPGNKSELACGYSTLYGDSVGGYGPIKDVYKSVVYQLARWRNEAAADRGRTPPIPENTLTKPPSAELRPGQVDTDSLPDYDVLDRILACYVDQDRGREEIIAQGFDEALVTRVLRMVDHAEYKRRQYPPGPKISAKGFGKDRRLPITNHWREGS, encoded by the coding sequence GTGCCTCAACTTCGTCTCGCCCTCAATCAGATCGACTCCTGCGTCGGCGATCTCGTCCAGAACGCCGAGACGATCGTGCACTGGACCCGGCACGCCGCCGACCAGGGCGCACACCTCGTCGCGTTCCCCGAGATGGCGCTGACCGGCTATCCCGTCGAGGACCTCGCGCTGCGCGGGTCGTTCGTCGAGGCCAGCCGCGCCGCACTGGGCCGGCTGGCCGGACGGCTGGCCGCCGAGGGGCTGGGCGACCTCCCCGTGATCGTCGGCTACCTCGACCGCGCCGCACAGGACCGGCCCCGCTACGGGCGCCCGGCCGGCGCCCCGCAGAACGCCGCCGCCGTCCTGCACCGCGGCGACGTCGTGCTGTCCTTCGCCAAACACCACCTTCCCAACTACGGGGTCTTCGACGAGTTCCGCTACTTCGTCCCCGGTGACACGCTGCCCGTCGTACGGCTGCACGGCGTCGACATCGCGCTCGCCATCTGCGAGGACCTGTGGCAGGACGGCGGCCGGGTGCCCGCGACGCGTACGGCCGGGGCGGGGCTGCTGGTGTCCGTCAACGCCTCGCCGTACGAGCGGGACAAGGACGACACCCGTCTGGAGCTGGTCCGCAAGCGGGCGCAGGAGGCCGGCTGCGCCACCGCCTATCTGGCGATGATCGGCGGCCAGGACGAGCTGGTCTTCGACGGCGACTCGATCGTCGTCGACAAGGACGGCGGGGTGATCGCGCGGGCGCCGCAGTTCGCCGAGGGCTGCGTCCTGGTCGACCTCGACCTGCCCGCCGCCCCGCCCGAGCCGCCGGCCGGCGTCCTGGACGACGGCCTGCGCGTCGAGCACGTCACACTCTCCGCCGACCCGCTGCCGGCGTACCCACCGGAAACCGTCGGCGGCCGGGCCGAGCGCCTCGGCGACCTGGAGGAGATCTACACCGCGCTGGTGGTCGGCCTGCGCGCGTACGTCGCCAAGAACGGCTTCACCAGCGTCGTCCTCGGTCTCTCCGGCGGGATCGACTCGGCGCTGGTCGCCGCCCTCGCCTGTGACGCCCTGGGCGCCGCGCACGTCCACGCCGTGGCGATGCCCTCGCGCTACTCCTCCGACCACTCGCTCACGGACGCCGCGGAACTCGCCCGCCGGACGGGGCTGTCCTTCCGTACGGTCCCGATCGGCCCGATGTTCGACGCGTACATGGAGGCGCTGTCGCTGACCGGCCTCGCCGAGGAGAACCTCCAGTCGCGGCTGCGTGGCACCACCCTGATGGCGATCTCCAACCAGGAGGGCCACCTGGTCCTGGCCCCCGGCAACAAGTCCGAGCTGGCCTGCGGCTATTCGACCCTCTACGGCGACTCGGTGGGCGGCTACGGCCCCATCAAGGACGTCTACAAGTCGGTCGTCTACCAGCTCGCCCGCTGGCGCAACGAGGCCGCCGCCGACCGCGGCCGGACCCCGCCGATCCCGGAGAACACCCTCACCAAGCCGCCGAGCGCGGAGCTGCGCCCCGGCCAGGTCGACACCGACTCGCTCCCCGACTACGACGTCCTGGACCGGATCCTGGCCTGCTACGTCGACCAGGACCGCGGCCGCGAGGAGATCATCGCCCAGGGCTTCGACGAGGCCCTGGTCACCCGGGTCCTGCGGATGGTCGACCATGCCGAGTACAAGCGCCGGCAGTACCCGCCGGGCCCCAAGATCTCCGCCAAGGGCTTCGGCAAGGACCGCCGGCTGCCGATCACCAATCACTGGCGCGAGGGAAGCTGA
- the glnA gene encoding type I glutamate--ammonia ligase, translated as MDKQQEFVLRTLEERDIRFVRLWFTDVLGFLKSVAVAPAELEQAFDEGIGFDGSAIEGFARVYESDMIAKPDPGTFQILPWRAEAPGTARMFCDILMPDGSPSYADPRYVLKRILAKTSDLGFTFYTHPEIEFFLLKDKPVDGSRPIPGDSSGYFDHTPQNVGMDFRRQAITMLESMGISVEFSHHEGAPGQQEIDLRYADALSTADNIMTFRLVMKQVALEQGVQATFMPKPFSEYPGSGMHTHLSLFEGDRNAFHESGSEYQLSKVGRSFIAGLLKHAGEISAVTNQWVNSYKRIWGGANRTAGAGGEAPSYICWGHNNRSALIRVPMYKPGKMGSTRVEVRSIDSGANPYLTYAVLLAAGLKGIEEGYELPAGADDDVWALSDSERRAMGIEPLPQNLGEAIELMERSELVAETLGEHVFDFFLRNKKQEWEEYRSEVTAFELRKMLPVL; from the coding sequence ATGGACAAGCAGCAGGAGTTTGTGCTCCGTACGCTCGAGGAGCGCGACATCCGCTTCGTACGGCTGTGGTTCACCGACGTGCTCGGGTTCCTGAAGTCGGTGGCGGTGGCGCCCGCCGAGCTGGAGCAGGCGTTCGACGAGGGCATCGGCTTCGACGGCTCGGCCATCGAAGGCTTCGCCCGGGTGTACGAGTCCGACATGATCGCCAAGCCGGACCCCGGCACCTTCCAGATCCTGCCCTGGCGCGCCGAGGCCCCCGGCACCGCCCGGATGTTCTGCGACATCCTGATGCCGGACGGTTCCCCCTCGTACGCCGACCCCCGGTACGTCCTCAAGCGGATCCTGGCCAAGACCTCCGACCTGGGGTTCACCTTCTACACCCACCCCGAGATCGAGTTCTTCCTGCTCAAGGACAAGCCCGTCGACGGCTCCCGGCCGATCCCGGGCGACTCCTCCGGCTACTTCGACCACACCCCGCAGAACGTCGGCATGGACTTCCGCCGCCAGGCCATCACGATGCTGGAGTCGATGGGCATCTCGGTGGAGTTCAGCCACCACGAGGGCGCCCCCGGCCAGCAGGAGATCGACCTGCGGTACGCCGATGCGCTCTCGACCGCCGACAACATCATGACGTTCCGGCTGGTCATGAAGCAGGTGGCACTGGAGCAGGGCGTCCAGGCGACGTTCATGCCCAAGCCGTTCTCGGAGTACCCGGGCTCCGGCATGCACACCCACCTGTCCCTCTTCGAGGGCGACCGCAACGCCTTCCACGAGTCCGGCTCGGAGTACCAACTCTCCAAGGTGGGGCGCTCGTTCATCGCCGGCCTGCTCAAGCACGCCGGCGAGATCTCCGCCGTCACCAACCAGTGGGTCAACTCCTACAAGCGCATCTGGGGCGGCGCCAACCGCACCGCGGGCGCCGGCGGCGAGGCCCCCTCGTACATCTGCTGGGGCCACAACAACCGCTCCGCGCTGATCCGCGTCCCGATGTACAAGCCCGGCAAGATGGGCTCGACCCGGGTCGAGGTCCGCTCGATCGACTCCGGCGCCAACCCCTACCTGACCTACGCCGTCCTGCTCGCCGCCGGCCTCAAGGGCATCGAGGAGGGCTACGAGCTCCCGGCCGGCGCCGACGACGACGTCTGGGCGCTGTCCGACTCCGAGCGCCGGGCGATGGGCATCGAGCCGCTGCCGCAGAACCTCGGCGAGGCCATCGAGCTGATGGAACGCAGCGAACTGGTCGCCGAGACCCTCGGCGAGCACGTCTTCGACTTCTTCCTGCGCAACAAGAAGCAGGAGTGGGAGGAGTACCGCTCGGAGGTCACCGCCTTCGAGCTGCGCAAGATGCTGCCCGTGCTCTGA
- a CDS encoding WXG100 family type VII secretion target, translating into MSAADAYAWVNKEIEKLPDVEQIHSNEEHGIDAGLDDAIRWFLDKIGLMETLEKVTGMPTQLTQAAQEWKAQGDALHKVAEGLRAAARGLPEQWEGDASAGFGRGMGKIVDAIDDTGKDMGQTAKILSQAAAECKFAEDAIVAIIREAIEWAAMTLAAMVVTDILTLGLATVVDGLVAEAEVAVFIGRVEKVSTALAKTLRDLMKAVKEFKSGAKSFNEARKVAGALRKLGGPTGMRGQSMRDWMAHHVVTGQIAGHGSKPLIGAATGLTGDFKTPVEDAIKHFGKEALDDEGPQEPAPYRVPKGSIEDTFG; encoded by the coding sequence ATGAGCGCCGCGGACGCCTACGCGTGGGTGAACAAGGAGATCGAGAAGCTTCCCGACGTCGAGCAGATCCACAGCAACGAGGAGCACGGCATCGACGCCGGGCTCGACGACGCGATCCGGTGGTTCCTGGACAAGATCGGGCTGATGGAAACGCTCGAAAAGGTCACCGGCATGCCGACGCAGCTGACGCAGGCCGCCCAGGAGTGGAAGGCGCAGGGCGACGCGCTGCACAAGGTGGCCGAGGGGCTGCGCGCGGCGGCGCGGGGCCTGCCCGAGCAGTGGGAGGGCGACGCCTCCGCGGGGTTCGGCCGCGGCATGGGCAAGATCGTCGACGCGATCGACGACACCGGCAAGGACATGGGCCAGACGGCCAAGATCCTCAGCCAGGCGGCCGCCGAGTGCAAGTTCGCCGAGGACGCCATCGTCGCGATCATCCGCGAGGCGATCGAGTGGGCGGCGATGACGCTGGCCGCGATGGTGGTCACCGACATCCTCACGCTGGGCCTGGCCACCGTCGTGGACGGGCTGGTGGCGGAGGCCGAGGTCGCGGTCTTCATCGGCCGGGTGGAGAAGGTCTCGACGGCGCTGGCCAAGACGCTGCGGGACCTGATGAAGGCCGTCAAGGAGTTCAAGAGCGGCGCGAAGTCCTTCAACGAGGCGCGGAAGGTCGCGGGCGCGCTGCGCAAGCTGGGCGGCCCCACGGGCATGCGCGGCCAGAGCATGCGGGACTGGATGGCCCATCACGTCGTCACCGGCCAGATCGCCGGCCACGGCTCGAAGCCCCTGATCGGCGCGGCCACCGGCCTGACCGGCGACTTCAAGACCCCGGTCGAGGACGCGATCAAGCACTTCGGCAAGGAGGCACTGGACGACGAGGGCCCGCAGGAGCCCGCGCCGTACCGCGTGCCCAAGGGCAGTATCGAGGACACCTTCGGCTAG